From a single Hyphomicrobiales bacterium genomic region:
- a CDS encoding hypothetical protein (Evidence 5 : Unknown function) gives MTIVDEHDEDGPMRVREHHLVVATAKHVFLHREYGVVFVREAASREDLATYDLTPLLLYGLSVPGTSLRWVILTPVDNPASIVSVLGKAWTQADGLRGRPDVLKVSRHLAASAVDLPETLAATDVRLVVAEGSDKAFSASVRRCQEDAMWASLPRRRATPSMTPDQLNRCATDRHNHSSRPRCHGRMPPWSGGGTYRLARPICSRAMRSIGVRAPGSTPGRKGWRRPGDGIFTRILSTVPYGCSQRVRSRMATNSKRPFSRITRRTIFRKSPGPWCDAGRPHPAS, from the coding sequence ATGACGATTGTTGACGAACACGACGAAGACGGCCCCATGCGCGTGCGCGAACATCACCTCGTCGTTGCAACGGCGAAGCATGTCTTCCTGCATCGGGAATATGGCGTTGTCTTCGTCCGGGAAGCCGCTTCCCGGGAGGACCTGGCCACTTATGACCTGACCCCTTTGCTGCTCTACGGGCTTTCGGTTCCAGGGACCTCGCTTCGATGGGTCATACTCACGCCGGTCGACAATCCGGCATCGATCGTGAGTGTTCTCGGGAAGGCGTGGACGCAAGCCGACGGCCTGCGCGGTCGCCCGGATGTACTGAAGGTGAGCCGCCATCTCGCCGCATCTGCGGTGGACTTGCCTGAAACGCTGGCGGCGACCGATGTCCGGCTCGTCGTCGCGGAGGGAAGCGACAAGGCGTTCTCGGCTTCCGTGCGGCGGTGCCAGGAGGATGCAATGTGGGCGAGCTTGCCACGCAGACGGGCGACGCCGAGCATGACGCCGGATCAACTGAACCGCTGCGCCACGGACCGCCACAATCATTCTTCCAGACCCCGCTGCCACGGGCGAATGCCACCATGGAGTGGTGGCGGAACCTACCGCCTCGCGCGGCCAATCTGCTCCCGGGCGATGAGATCGATTGGCGTCCGGGCGCCTGGCTCCACGCCTGGGAGAAAGGGTTGGCGCCGGCCGGGCGACGGTATTTTCACAAGGATACTTTCGACGGTGCCGTATGGCTGCTCACAACGCGTCCGATCGCGGATGGCGACGAACTCGAAGAGACCATTTTCGCGGATCACGAGACGGACGATCTTCCGGAAGTCGCCCGGGCCTTGGTGCGATGCTGGCCGACCTCACCCGGCGAGCTGA
- a CDS encoding hypothetical protein (Evidence 5 : Unknown function), whose translation MGELATQTGDAEHDAGSTEPLRHGPPQSFFQTPLPRANATMEWWRNLPPRAANLLPGDEIDWRPGAWLHAWEKGLAPAGRRYFHKDTFDGAVWLLTTRPIADGDELEETIFADHETDDLPEVARALVRCWPTSPGELSRCIGSTARSLEWFLDRKTALDHQQRNRLCDLLGLELDPDFQTYETCAPCVLIARTSNAAKQAYEFLSHGGDLVFSIEALPASGLPDPSWRYLVFQAYGGAPNIMLVARGSGIDAKLSQDLFINFQGAKPIRLALYRDIVRTCAKACRDSRSNIRAMKELNDRHVSFFTDIASEI comes from the coding sequence GTGGGCGAGCTTGCCACGCAGACGGGCGACGCCGAGCATGACGCCGGATCAACTGAACCGCTGCGCCACGGACCGCCACAATCATTCTTCCAGACCCCGCTGCCACGGGCGAATGCCACCATGGAGTGGTGGCGGAACCTACCGCCTCGCGCGGCCAATCTGCTCCCGGGCGATGAGATCGATTGGCGTCCGGGCGCCTGGCTCCACGCCTGGGAGAAAGGGTTGGCGCCGGCCGGGCGACGGTATTTTCACAAGGATACTTTCGACGGTGCCGTATGGCTGCTCACAACGCGTCCGATCGCGGATGGCGACGAACTCGAAGAGACCATTTTCGCGGATCACGAGACGGACGATCTTCCGGAAGTCGCCCGGGCCTTGGTGCGATGCTGGCCGACCTCACCCGGCGAGCTGAGCCGCTGCATCGGTTCGACCGCGCGCTCGCTGGAATGGTTTCTCGATCGCAAGACGGCTTTGGATCACCAGCAGCGCAATCGATTGTGTGACCTCCTGGGTCTCGAGCTGGATCCTGATTTCCAGACTTATGAAACCTGTGCCCCATGCGTTCTGATCGCCAGGACGTCGAACGCCGCGAAGCAAGCGTATGAGTTCCTGTCGCACGGCGGCGACCTCGTCTTCTCGATCGAGGCTCTTCCCGCCAGCGGCCTGCCAGATCCGAGTTGGCGATATTTGGTGTTTCAAGCGTATGGAGGTGCGCCGAACATCATGCTTGTTGCGCGCGGATCCGGCATTGATGCGAAGCTGTCGCAGGACCTCTTCATCAATTTTCAGGGGGCGAAGCCCATACGATTGGCGCTGTATCGCGACATTGTCCGCACATGCGCCAAAGCATGTCGGGATAGTCGTTCAAACATTCGGGCAATGAAGGAGCTCAACGATCGGCATGTGAGCTTCTTCACGGATATCGCATCTGAAATCTGA
- a CDS encoding hypothetical protein (Evidence 5 : Unknown function), which produces MTRIRLGQLFDCTEQGGALVAEAADGSLRHIDDVPSGLACHCRCPGCDRRMVAKKGDLQAHHFAHHFDRHGASCTSAGETALHKFAKQVLDERLEIALPELLVSNRDDTEVVVRATRLGFDEAILETKDGSIVPDVVLVLRDRRLIVEFKVTHSCDDVKIARIRTMNVGAIEIDLSVYRDRALDELADDILYNAPRIWLHNPLEPAARDRLSERARQRAKDRQTSIDEHRRNYRHRLPAREGGSEECEAILRQDGLDALINLPVDGSGCFTVPLAEWQGAIVLDLLQSKSQPFRTRTAVAALVRRRWIDSRFRSVSEDIAKALKEAGLPFASPAKSVESYLHQLEQLGFVHSVPSEIWKASGLLRQRIREAEELRARPAKRLAEMRGIVSEQLLGLPDEETREFSFEAWIMAELSGRGQSVADAIHGSDPEWTALCHQLSNIRTRIRFSPRPNLELLGLPCEGELARALQRKRLEAEDREREKREKEKADAEARVVRLRRLAAADLGEGHEIWLSTGDAALNGQSPLESARSETGLRDAIYALGRKADQLRIEEQARERKHKAVRELEALARNRYIDPARADLWMRSSRPELGGQSPADFTIDDATRDKCTTYLPGKKSRY; this is translated from the coding sequence ATGACACGCATACGGCTTGGTCAGCTCTTCGATTGTACGGAGCAAGGCGGCGCTCTGGTTGCAGAAGCCGCTGATGGTTCACTTCGACACATCGACGACGTGCCGTCGGGACTCGCCTGCCATTGCCGATGCCCCGGCTGCGACCGGCGAATGGTTGCAAAGAAGGGGGATCTGCAAGCACACCACTTCGCGCATCACTTTGATCGCCACGGTGCTTCATGCACGTCCGCGGGCGAAACGGCCCTCCATAAATTCGCGAAACAGGTCCTCGACGAGCGGCTGGAGATTGCGCTTCCCGAGCTCCTCGTCTCGAATCGGGACGATACCGAGGTCGTGGTGAGGGCAACGAGACTCGGATTCGACGAGGCCATTCTTGAAACCAAGGATGGGTCGATTGTACCGGACGTTGTCCTGGTGCTGCGGGATCGACGCCTCATCGTTGAATTCAAAGTCACCCACTCCTGTGATGACGTGAAAATCGCGCGCATCCGGACCATGAATGTCGGGGCGATCGAGATCGACCTGTCTGTCTACCGGGATCGAGCATTGGATGAGCTAGCCGACGACATCCTCTACAACGCTCCCAGGATCTGGCTTCACAATCCGCTCGAGCCCGCTGCCCGGGACCGCTTGTCGGAGAGGGCGCGCCAACGTGCCAAAGATCGGCAAACGTCCATCGACGAGCACCGTCGAAATTATCGGCACCGTCTTCCGGCTCGCGAGGGGGGTAGTGAGGAGTGCGAGGCTATCCTGCGCCAGGACGGCTTGGATGCTCTGATCAACCTCCCCGTCGACGGAAGCGGATGTTTCACGGTCCCGCTCGCCGAGTGGCAAGGTGCAATTGTCCTCGACTTGCTGCAATCGAAATCCCAACCGTTCAGAACGCGAACGGCCGTCGCCGCCCTGGTCAGGCGGCGTTGGATCGACTCGCGCTTCCGCTCGGTTTCCGAGGACATCGCTAAGGCGCTGAAGGAAGCGGGACTGCCTTTCGCCTCTCCCGCAAAATCCGTTGAAAGCTATCTGCACCAGCTGGAGCAGCTTGGGTTTGTCCACTCCGTCCCCTCAGAGATTTGGAAGGCGTCGGGTCTGCTGCGGCAGAGGATTCGCGAGGCGGAGGAGTTGCGGGCGCGCCCTGCGAAGCGCCTGGCCGAAATGCGGGGCATCGTGTCAGAGCAGCTTCTCGGCCTGCCTGACGAGGAAACGCGCGAATTCTCATTCGAGGCATGGATCATGGCCGAACTATCGGGCCGTGGACAGTCCGTCGCTGACGCAATTCACGGCAGCGATCCTGAATGGACGGCGCTTTGCCATCAACTGTCTAACATCCGCACCCGGATCCGCTTTTCGCCTCGCCCCAATCTGGAGCTTCTTGGGCTCCCATGTGAGGGGGAGCTTGCGCGCGCGTTGCAGAGGAAGCGCCTCGAGGCCGAAGACAGAGAACGGGAGAAGCGGGAGAAGGAGAAGGCCGATGCCGAAGCACGGGTAGTCCGGCTCAGGAGGCTCGCGGCGGCGGACCTAGGTGAAGGTCATGAAATCTGGCTGAGCACCGGCGATGCGGCTCTGAACGGCCAGTCTCCACTGGAGTCCGCGCGGAGCGAAACTGGGCTTCGCGACGCAATCTATGCTCTCGGACGAAAAGCGGACCAGCTCAGGATCGAGGAGCAAGCCCGCGAGCGCAAGCATAAAGCCGTCCGAGAGCTCGAGGCCCTCGCTCGCAACCGCTACATCGACCCTGCACGGGCAGATCTCTGGATGCGGAGTTCCCGCCCTGAGCTTGGCGGGCAATCGCCGGCCGACTTCACGATCGACGACGCCACGCGTGACAAATGTACGACCTACCTCCCAGGGAAAAAATCACGCTACTGA
- a CDS encoding conserved hypothetical protein (Evidence 4 : Unknown function but conserved in other organisms) produces MDELELAKKAGVYLQSFARAQQNDWADLMQGVNPNQGYGRSDEARKAYGIAMALYDWSDTRWLNCQFPRDYASAADLREMLELSVKQLEHWLMELTRAWEACQQRDHYLETLPMVRGAVEKAQHGVKEALRQLDGSSPASANAEAFHIMAHLAHIADRFEQVLLGLKKRRKSRAALVMVDEYDVQYLFQSLLALEIDDIRPEEFGGSVAGSAGRVDTYLPDYRCCVEFKMTRAGLDNTTLRKQIADDFVLYGADDRYDFLFVFVHDPQKLITNPVAFEKDMSVPRTGLKQVVVSIR; encoded by the coding sequence ATGGACGAGCTCGAACTGGCCAAAAAGGCCGGAGTCTATTTGCAATCCTTCGCTCGCGCTCAGCAGAACGACTGGGCTGATCTGATGCAAGGAGTCAATCCGAACCAGGGTTATGGCCGGAGCGACGAGGCGCGCAAGGCATACGGCATTGCTATGGCGCTCTATGACTGGTCCGATACGAGATGGCTCAACTGCCAGTTTCCTAGAGACTACGCATCCGCGGCCGATCTGCGTGAGATGCTCGAGCTTTCGGTGAAACAGCTTGAGCACTGGCTGATGGAGCTCACACGGGCTTGGGAGGCCTGCCAACAGCGCGACCATTATCTGGAAACACTCCCAATGGTCCGAGGCGCCGTTGAGAAGGCCCAGCATGGCGTCAAAGAAGCGTTGAGGCAATTGGACGGATCAAGTCCGGCGAGCGCGAACGCGGAGGCGTTCCATATCATGGCTCACTTGGCGCATATCGCCGATCGCTTCGAACAGGTCCTGCTCGGCCTCAAGAAGCGCCGAAAGAGCCGCGCAGCGCTCGTCATGGTGGACGAGTACGACGTGCAATATTTGTTTCAATCGCTGCTCGCGCTCGAGATCGACGACATCCGCCCCGAGGAGTTTGGCGGATCGGTCGCCGGCAGCGCAGGGCGCGTGGACACCTACCTGCCCGATTATCGATGCTGCGTCGAATTCAAGATGACGCGTGCCGGCCTGGATAATACAACGCTGAGGAAGCAGATAGCGGACGACTTCGTCCTCTACGGTGCTGATGACCGTTATGATTTTCTGTTTGTTTTCGTCCACGACCCTCAAAAACTCATCACCAATCCAGTCGCCTTTGAAAAGGATATGTCCGTTCCCCGAACTGGTCTAAAGCAGGTCGTCGTATCGATCCGGTAA
- a CDS encoding Segregation and condensation protein B, translating into MARRARSPEAFDVELADLPAELRWREWMGRVEAVIFASPTPVGRDVLARVVGRDCNIDLIIDDLREELRGRPYELVSVAGGWQHRTRKVFADAIRVATGRGGETRPLSQSESLALMAIAYFQPITRGELGQFFGKDVSRDTIGHLRAHGFIAAGPRSPQPGAPYTYVTTKGFLAHFGLDTLRDLPDMEALEDAGLLSKDKLLAEDMPLGLMAGEGDEEDLDGNDVTADEPYDLDDGSGGNR; encoded by the coding sequence ATGGCCCGGCGCGCGCGATCTCCTGAAGCCTTCGATGTCGAGCTCGCCGATCTGCCGGCGGAGCTGCGCTGGCGCGAATGGATGGGGCGCGTCGAGGCGGTCATCTTTGCCTCGCCCACGCCGGTCGGTCGTGACGTGCTTGCGCGCGTGGTTGGCCGCGACTGCAATATCGACCTGATTATCGACGACCTGAGGGAGGAGCTGCGCGGGCGGCCCTATGAGCTCGTCTCCGTCGCCGGCGGCTGGCAGCATCGCACCCGGAAGGTCTTTGCCGATGCGATCCGGGTTGCGACCGGACGCGGCGGCGAGACCCGGCCGCTGTCGCAGTCCGAGAGCCTGGCGCTGATGGCGATCGCCTATTTCCAGCCGATCACCCGCGGTGAGCTCGGCCAGTTCTTCGGCAAGGACGTTAGCCGCGACACGATCGGCCATTTGCGCGCGCACGGCTTCATCGCCGCCGGCCCGCGCAGCCCGCAACCGGGCGCGCCCTACACCTATGTCACGACGAAGGGGTTCCTGGCGCATTTCGGGCTCGACACGCTGCGCGACCTGCCCGACATGGAGGCACTCGAGGACGCCGGCCTGCTCAGCAAGGACAAGCTGCTGGCCGAGGATATGCCGCTGGGGCTCATGGCGGGCGAGGGAGACGAGGAGGACCTGGACGGAAACGACGTCACTGCTGACGAGCCTTACGACCTCGACGACGGATCAGGCGGGAACAGATGA
- a CDS encoding ATPase — protein sequence MTTAQQLISLLKSHVEGDDEQFLTIALQAAASEARRGHGKVAMQLRELVDAARANKERPSKRRSTPVPLAQPRGDLANLIAVRYADVRLSSMVLPEALDERLRRVLREQRQRHRLLSHGLAPRRKLLLIGPPGSGKTMTASALAGELHLPLFTVQLDALMTKFMGETASKLRMVFTAMVETKGVYFFDEFDAIGARRAERNDVGEIRRVLNSFLQFLEEDESEGLVIAATNHPELLDPALFRRFDDVIEYALPSAEVAKRILQARLAAFDTEGLDWDAVVTAATGMSQAEISRAAADAAKLVVLEDRDRITLRDLTAAIAERKGAAHR from the coding sequence ATGACGACCGCGCAGCAACTGATTTCCCTCCTCAAGAGCCACGTCGAAGGTGACGATGAGCAGTTCCTGACGATCGCTCTACAGGCGGCCGCCAGCGAGGCGCGCCGGGGCCACGGCAAAGTGGCAATGCAGCTTCGCGAACTAGTCGATGCCGCGCGTGCCAACAAAGAGCGGCCCTCCAAGCGAAGGTCGACTCCCGTCCCGTTGGCGCAGCCGCGGGGCGACCTCGCAAATCTGATCGCCGTCCGGTACGCGGATGTCAGGCTGTCGAGCATGGTGCTTCCCGAAGCACTTGACGAGCGGCTTCGCCGTGTTCTTCGTGAGCAGCGTCAGAGGCATCGGCTCCTCAGTCACGGACTGGCACCGCGCCGCAAGCTGCTGCTGATAGGTCCCCCTGGTTCCGGCAAGACGATGACAGCCTCGGCCTTGGCGGGGGAGCTGCACTTGCCGCTATTCACGGTCCAGCTCGACGCCCTGATGACCAAGTTCATGGGCGAGACCGCATCAAAGCTTCGCATGGTGTTCACCGCCATGGTCGAAACAAAGGGCGTCTATTTCTTCGACGAGTTCGACGCCATCGGCGCCCGAAGGGCGGAGCGCAATGACGTCGGCGAGATCCGCCGCGTCCTCAACTCTTTCCTGCAGTTTCTTGAGGAGGATGAAAGCGAGGGGTTGGTGATCGCCGCCACCAACCATCCCGAGTTGCTCGACCCCGCCCTGTTCCGCCGGTTCGACGATGTGATCGAATATGCGCTGCCGAGTGCCGAGGTCGCAAAGCGAATTCTCCAGGCGCGGCTGGCAGCATTCGATACCGAGGGGTTGGATTGGGACGCGGTGGTCACCGCTGCGACGGGTATGAGTCAGGCCGAAATCTCGCGGGCTGCGGCTGATGCCGCAAAGCTGGTCGTTCTTGAGGATCGGGATCGCATCACATTGCGGGATCTCACAGCGGCCATCGCGGAGCGCAAGGGAGCTGCGCATCGGTAA
- a CDS encoding Peptidase_S8 domain-containing protein produces the protein MADDPLRPLAHVYLPGHGVAQDYTAHGGGGGSAPPQRDRVQHAEKLTTALTVALAGAEAQLRAREVGLAAGTPGFYLEFDLPAAHAEIVDKLENRQGKFPIELVSVRPGNADGTTVAATVFVPEKQREYYLKKVADYRDKDRVRRREVDGQIIEEATGPKNEVLVASIETARLAVARSLYTDDETFFPLPGVAIWWEVWLRLGTKERFVAAAGRLALPMREHALTFPEREVVIVHGTAEMLGRIIANTDTIAELRTARDTPSFFMAMDGAEQRAWAAETADRIVAPAADVPAVCLLDSGSTRRHPLIRPALAAIDQQAFDPGWNVEDVSNQAHGGHGTQLSGVALYGDLIDVLAGDGPVALRHRLESVKVLPDHGANDPDLYGAITAQSISRTEIVAPNRPRAICLAITSEGDHWRGRPSSWSAALDTLAFGADNAPRFIAVSAGNIRDDIHRDDYPARNDTTPIESPAQAWNVLSVGAFTEKDTIVDPLFAGWEAMADVGDIMPRSRTSVSWNHDWPLKPDVVFEGGNIGVDPTTLLGDHVDDLALLTTYRLPEHRAFTTTGETSAATALAARMGAQIMAERPSLWPETVRGLVVHSAEWTTAMKAHLGAIGKNGVLRRYGFGVPSLSRALGSLQNDVTMVIENDMQPFARVASAVETKDLVVHELPWPRDELEALGETQVQLRITLSYFIEPNPGERGRSRRHSYASHGLRFALKPGDERLDVFVRRINAKAGTRPPARAAETRWMLGPNLRNRGSLHADIWEGDAVELSQRDAIIVYPIGGWWRENPGYGRTDTRVRYSLIATLRTAANIDLYTPITTMIEPEIVVEI, from the coding sequence ATGGCAGACGATCCCCTGCGCCCACTCGCGCATGTCTATCTTCCTGGCCATGGTGTCGCACAGGACTATACGGCTCACGGTGGCGGCGGTGGTTCCGCGCCGCCGCAGCGCGATAGAGTCCAGCATGCCGAGAAGCTGACCACAGCCCTGACGGTGGCTTTGGCGGGCGCGGAAGCACAGCTCCGTGCGCGCGAAGTCGGTCTTGCCGCCGGAACGCCGGGCTTCTATCTCGAATTCGATCTGCCGGCGGCCCACGCCGAGATCGTCGATAAGCTCGAAAACCGGCAGGGGAAGTTCCCGATCGAGCTGGTGAGCGTTCGGCCAGGTAACGCCGACGGCACGACGGTTGCCGCCACGGTCTTCGTACCGGAAAAGCAGCGCGAGTATTATCTGAAGAAGGTTGCTGATTATCGGGACAAGGACCGCGTTCGCAGGCGCGAGGTCGACGGTCAGATCATAGAGGAGGCGACCGGTCCAAAGAATGAGGTCCTGGTCGCCTCCATCGAGACCGCGCGACTGGCTGTAGCCCGGTCGCTCTACACCGACGATGAAACATTCTTTCCTCTTCCGGGTGTCGCGATCTGGTGGGAGGTTTGGCTGCGGCTAGGCACGAAAGAGCGCTTCGTCGCCGCGGCGGGACGTCTCGCACTTCCAATGCGCGAGCACGCGCTGACCTTTCCCGAGCGAGAAGTTGTCATTGTCCACGGCACGGCGGAGATGCTGGGGCGCATCATCGCTAATACTGACACCATCGCCGAGCTGCGCACGGCGCGCGACACGCCCTCCTTCTTCATGGCCATGGATGGCGCTGAACAACGGGCCTGGGCTGCGGAAACGGCGGATCGGATCGTTGCCCCCGCCGCCGATGTACCGGCCGTTTGTCTCCTCGATTCCGGTTCGACCCGCCGACATCCGCTGATCCGACCGGCGCTTGCTGCCATTGATCAACAGGCCTTCGATCCAGGCTGGAACGTCGAGGACGTGAGCAACCAGGCACATGGTGGCCACGGCACCCAGTTGTCGGGTGTGGCGCTCTACGGGGATCTGATCGACGTGCTCGCTGGCGACGGGCCGGTAGCGCTGCGCCACAGGCTGGAATCGGTCAAGGTGCTGCCGGATCACGGCGCCAACGATCCCGATCTCTATGGTGCGATCACCGCGCAGTCGATCTCCCGTACCGAGATCGTCGCGCCGAACCGCCCCCGCGCGATATGTCTCGCCATCACCTCGGAAGGCGATCATTGGCGGGGCCGGCCGTCCTCCTGGTCCGCTGCCCTCGATACGCTTGCATTCGGCGCCGACAACGCGCCTCGCTTCATCGCTGTTTCGGCTGGAAATATCCGGGACGACATCCATCGTGACGATTATCCCGCCCGAAACGACACAACGCCGATTGAAAGCCCCGCGCAGGCCTGGAATGTCCTGTCTGTCGGTGCCTTCACCGAAAAGGATACCATCGTCGATCCGCTATTCGCGGGCTGGGAGGCGATGGCAGACGTCGGCGATATCATGCCGAGGTCCCGCACCTCGGTCAGCTGGAACCACGATTGGCCGCTCAAGCCGGATGTCGTTTTCGAGGGTGGCAATATCGGTGTCGACCCGACAACCTTGCTCGGTGATCACGTCGATGATCTGGCACTTCTGACCACCTATCGGTTGCCGGAACACCGCGCTTTCACGACAACGGGCGAGACGAGTGCAGCCACAGCGCTTGCGGCCCGCATGGGTGCCCAGATCATGGCCGAGAGGCCGAGCCTTTGGCCCGAGACGGTGCGTGGGCTTGTCGTCCATTCGGCTGAATGGACGACGGCAATGAAGGCCCACCTTGGTGCGATCGGGAAGAATGGCGTTTTGCGCCGCTATGGTTTCGGAGTGCCATCCCTCTCCCGCGCCCTCGGGAGCCTTCAGAACGACGTGACCATGGTCATTGAAAATGACATGCAACCCTTTGCGAGGGTAGCGAGCGCTGTTGAGACCAAGGACCTCGTTGTTCACGAACTGCCCTGGCCGCGGGATGAGCTCGAAGCGCTAGGTGAGACTCAGGTGCAGCTGCGCATCACGCTCAGCTATTTCATCGAACCCAATCCGGGAGAGCGAGGCCGAAGCCGGCGCCACAGCTACGCCTCTCACGGTTTGCGCTTTGCTCTCAAACCGGGTGACGAACGCTTGGACGTCTTCGTCCGCCGTATCAATGCCAAGGCGGGAACTCGGCCTCCGGCGCGGGCAGCGGAGACGCGATGGATGCTGGGCCCCAATCTGCGAAATCGTGGCTCGCTGCATGCTGACATTTGGGAAGGCGATGCCGTCGAGCTGTCTCAGCGCGATGCCATCATCGTCTATCCGATCGGTGGTTGGTGGCGGGAGAACCCCGGCTATGGTCGCACTGACACCCGGGTTCGCTACTCGCTCATTGCGACGCTCAGAACCGCAGCCAACATTGATCTGTACACGCCGATCACCACAATGATCGAGCCCGAAATCGTTGTAGAAATATGA
- a CDS encoding conserved hypothetical protein (Evidence 4 : Unknown function but conserved in other organisms), translating to MRSVIPIIEQLDRALSELAINHPLNGRIALILVDNGLELMCHLKCTDLLSDDRRRSPRRLTQEQRNDARGRAFDRKIGLLQDRGHIRAEQVQAITTLHGYRNQLYHVGLRDDPVIGQLAHLYFHLAAELLEPLLGTQRHLRWEPEIITDAARRLLPELATAKRYGAKVDIAGLRARWVAECPPPPVPIEQALSKHLLAKVDEAEASFSIIARGRSGTDDPTATLRTVQLEADTLTAIRRHRRDHDKQLKAKGLEPKPLDDEQLAMARGTRVLEALNARLLPNWTPKHPILPFNSWRKQATSISTKRKASIALGSFDWIRREIDQLEDIMAEPIEDMYGWHQYLEDVAMDNR from the coding sequence TTGCGATCAGTTATTCCAATCATCGAGCAGCTAGACCGCGCCCTGAGCGAGCTGGCCATCAATCATCCGCTCAATGGCCGCATCGCTCTGATCCTCGTCGACAACGGCCTGGAGCTGATGTGCCATCTGAAATGCACTGATCTCTTATCCGACGACCGCCGCCGAAGCCCGCGCCGGCTGACCCAGGAACAAAGGAATGACGCGCGGGGACGCGCCTTCGACAGGAAAATCGGGCTCCTCCAGGATCGCGGCCATATCCGGGCCGAGCAGGTTCAGGCAATCACGACCCTGCACGGCTACAGGAACCAACTTTACCATGTCGGCCTGCGCGACGATCCGGTCATCGGCCAGCTCGCCCACCTGTATTTCCACTTGGCCGCCGAGCTGCTTGAGCCACTGCTCGGCACTCAACGCCATCTGCGTTGGGAGCCTGAGATCATCACCGACGCCGCGCGGCGCCTCTTGCCGGAGCTGGCGACCGCGAAACGCTACGGTGCGAAGGTGGATATTGCGGGGCTGCGCGCCCGATGGGTTGCCGAATGTCCGCCGCCGCCGGTGCCCATCGAGCAGGCGCTAAGTAAGCACCTTCTCGCCAAGGTCGACGAAGCTGAGGCATCTTTCAGCATTATCGCGAGGGGACGTTCGGGGACGGATGATCCTACTGCAACCCTGCGGACCGTCCAACTCGAGGCCGATACTCTGACGGCAATTCGCCGCCATCGCCGCGATCACGACAAGCAGCTGAAGGCGAAGGGTCTCGAGCCAAAGCCACTCGATGATGAGCAGCTCGCGATGGCGCGGGGAACGAGGGTCCTTGAAGCCCTCAACGCACGCCTTCTACCGAACTGGACCCCCAAACACCCAATATTGCCCTTCAACAGTTGGCGAAAGCAGGCGACATCGATCAGCACGAAACGCAAGGCGTCCATCGCGCTGGGGAGCTTTGACTGGATCCGGAGGGAGATCGACCAGCTAGAGGACATCATGGCCGAGCCGATCGAGGACATGTACGGGTGGCATCAGTACCTCGAAGATGTCGCGATGGACAACCGGTAG
- a CDS encoding Transcriptional regulator, with protein sequence MRSDQSDATDLVAVSATLVAAYVSNNSVPTAELPKLIHDIHGALRSLGTTASTEPEKKPEPAVSVRKSVTSDFIICLEDGKKFKSLKRHLRIQYGLTPAEYRQKWNLPADYPMVAPSYAEARSALAKASGLGQLRKAVVPVPEPVVASSPSVMEKPKRTPRTKASAPTAVAAAPETAPAKRTPRKTKSVAQPAAKPKRARGAAEPTG encoded by the coding sequence ATGCGGTCCGATCAGTCTGATGCCACGGATCTGGTGGCGGTTTCCGCCACGCTCGTCGCGGCCTATGTTTCCAATAATTCCGTGCCGACAGCCGAACTGCCGAAATTGATCCATGACATTCACGGTGCCCTCCGGTCGTTGGGCACAACAGCGTCGACTGAGCCGGAGAAGAAGCCTGAGCCCGCGGTATCGGTGCGCAAGTCCGTGACGTCGGATTTCATCATCTGCCTGGAGGACGGCAAGAAATTCAAATCGCTGAAACGACATCTCCGCATACAGTATGGTCTGACGCCTGCCGAGTACCGTCAGAAATGGAACCTTCCCGCCGACTATCCGATGGTCGCGCCAAGCTATGCGGAAGCCCGTTCGGCGTTGGCGAAGGCGTCAGGCCTTGGCCAGCTGCGCAAGGCGGTTGTGCCAGTTCCGGAACCCGTCGTTGCGTCCTCACCTTCAGTGATGGAGAAGCCGAAGCGCACCCCGCGCACTAAGGCAAGCGCGCCGACCGCCGTTGCGGCCGCGCCAGAGACGGCCCCGGCAAAGCGCACCCCGCGTAAGACGAAATCCGTTGCACAGCCCGCTGCCAAGCCCAAGAGGGCACGCGGGGCCGCCGAACCTACCGGCTGA